Proteins encoded by one window of Phycisphaerae bacterium:
- a CDS encoding HAD family hydrolase, with protein sequence MIFYDDTHVASPEIEVIHPVGKRPITHVIHDIDGTHSLIRDWPPVMSLSIHWAMTCGLRDDFDSDENLKKLIDRVGAEPLPETDRFCVESAGLSALTQMEYGIRRAIELGNVPDDAGFALTEEQARHNSVIIKRIWNGEERFADVVEPPALLDFINERTPRLFVLYEKILNGACRDRNTRDAWQNPAKWRVPGSMEFIGRLHELGCVNYFVTGAVIYEDGGMYEEVRAIGFEVGPGKMFEGLRGSSWDRKLPKHEVIESLLAELSIDPAEVLIIGDGRSEIKAGVDLGCVTMSRLPVEAKRQRELHVDLGANVIVKDFASPALGGMIYKETAD encoded by the coding sequence ATGATCTTCTACGACGATACGCACGTGGCTTCGCCGGAGATCGAGGTGATCCATCCGGTCGGCAAGCGTCCCATCACGCACGTCATTCACGACATCGACGGCACGCACAGCCTGATCCGCGACTGGCCGCCGGTGATGAGTCTGTCGATTCACTGGGCGATGACGTGCGGTCTGCGCGACGATTTCGACTCCGATGAGAACCTCAAGAAGCTGATCGACCGCGTGGGCGCCGAGCCGCTTCCGGAGACCGATCGGTTCTGCGTCGAGTCGGCGGGACTCTCGGCGCTGACGCAGATGGAATACGGGATTCGGCGGGCCATCGAACTGGGCAACGTTCCCGACGACGCGGGCTTTGCGCTGACGGAGGAGCAGGCGCGCCACAACTCGGTGATCATCAAGCGGATCTGGAACGGCGAGGAGCGGTTTGCCGACGTCGTTGAGCCGCCGGCGCTGCTGGATTTCATCAATGAGCGGACGCCGCGGCTTTTCGTGCTGTACGAGAAGATTTTGAACGGGGCGTGCCGCGATCGCAACACGCGGGACGCGTGGCAGAACCCGGCCAAATGGCGTGTGCCCGGATCGATGGAGTTCATCGGGCGTCTGCACGAGCTCGGCTGCGTCAACTACTTTGTGACCGGTGCGGTGATCTACGAGGACGGCGGCATGTACGAGGAGGTGCGGGCGATCGGCTTCGAGGTCGGGCCCGGCAAGATGTTCGAAGGGCTGCGTGGATCGTCGTGGGACAGGAAGCTTCCCAAGCATGAAGTGATTGAATCGCTTCTGGCGGAGTTGTCGATCGATCCGGCGGAGGTGCTGATCATCGGCGACGGCCGGTCGGAGATCAAAGCCGGCGTGGATCTGGGTTGCGTGACGATGAGCCGGCTGCCCGTCGAGGCCAAGCGCCAGCGCGAGTTGCACGTGGACTTGGGGGCCAACGTCATCGTCAAGGACTTCGCGAGTCCCGCGCTGGGCGGGATGATCTACA
- a CDS encoding glycosidase codes for MSDTIYHRRRARLTAQYEELITRPNRPVLPGNGIYFRYEHPAVTRDHVPPTWIYDFDEKDNPFFMQRLGVNSTFNSGAMVKDGRIVLVVRVEGFDRKSFFAIAESETGVDNFRFHEKPVVLPVSDDPETNVYDMRLTQHEDGWIYGVFCAERKDRTEPNDPSAARADAGIVRTKDLRRWERLPDLKSGPQQRNVILHPEFVDGQYAFYTRPADSFIDTGSQTGIGWALVDDIEHAEIRSEKIIDQRIYHTVKEAKNGGGPTPIKTRAGWLHVAHGVRNQSCGLRYVLYAFMTSLEDPSRVIYRPGGHFFSAYGDERRGDTTGNIFSCGAAMRDSGEVFIYFGESDTRLGVVTSTEDQLIDYCKNTPEDPLFSHKCVQQRVALIEKNSAHLGKGR; via the coding sequence ATGTCGGATACGATCTATCATCGGCGAAGGGCTCGGTTGACCGCCCAATACGAGGAGCTGATCACGCGTCCCAACCGGCCGGTCTTGCCGGGCAACGGAATTTACTTTCGTTACGAGCATCCGGCGGTCACGCGCGACCACGTTCCGCCGACGTGGATTTACGATTTCGACGAGAAGGACAATCCGTTCTTCATGCAGCGGCTGGGCGTCAACTCCACGTTCAACTCCGGCGCGATGGTCAAAGACGGCAGGATCGTGCTGGTCGTTCGCGTGGAGGGGTTTGACCGCAAGTCGTTTTTCGCCATCGCGGAGAGCGAGACGGGCGTGGACAACTTCCGGTTTCACGAGAAGCCGGTGGTGCTTCCAGTGTCCGACGATCCGGAGACGAACGTCTACGACATGCGGCTGACGCAACACGAGGACGGGTGGATCTACGGGGTGTTCTGCGCCGAGCGCAAGGACAGGACGGAGCCGAACGATCCCAGCGCAGCCCGCGCCGACGCGGGAATCGTCCGCACGAAGGACCTGCGGCGTTGGGAACGTCTGCCCGATCTGAAGTCCGGACCGCAGCAGCGGAACGTCATCCTGCATCCGGAATTCGTCGACGGCCAATACGCCTTCTACACGCGTCCGGCCGATTCGTTTATCGACACGGGCAGCCAGACCGGCATCGGCTGGGCGCTGGTGGACGATATCGAGCACGCGGAGATTCGCAGCGAGAAGATCATCGACCAGCGGATTTACCACACCGTCAAGGAGGCCAAGAACGGCGGCGGGCCGACGCCGATCAAGACGCGGGCCGGCTGGCTGCACGTCGCGCACGGCGTGCGGAATCAGTCGTGCGGCCTGCGCTACGTGCTGTACGCGTTCATGACCAGCCTGGAGGATCCGTCGCGCGTCATCTACCGGCCGGGCGGGCATTTCTTTTCGGCGTACGGCGACGAGCGGCGCGGCGACACGACGGGCAACATCTTCAGTTGCGGGGCGGCCATGCGGGACAGCGGCGAGGTCTTCATCTACTTCGGCGAGTCGGACACCCGTCTGGGCGTGGTCACGAGCACCGAGGACCAACTGATCGACTACTGCAAGAACACGCCGGAAGACCCGCTGTTCTCGCACAAGTGCGTGCAGCAGCGGGTGGCGCTGATCGAGAAGAACTCGGCGCACCTGGGAAAGGGGCGGTAG
- a CDS encoding SDR family oxidoreductase, with amino-acid sequence MFDLSKKVVLFAGGGGYLGCACCLGLVEQGAAVVVADLSEEKAGQMVEAIRGRFAEARVSAVGLDIGEPASVASAVAETLGRFGRLDIAVNATYYSPGKTVEDLTAEEFDRSCRVNVTGSFVFARESAAAMSAGGSIIMFASMYGLVAPNPRMYHPPMTPNPIDYGAGKAALIQMVRYLAVHWGPRNIRINAVAPGPFPAPPVQRDAGEFVQRLAARTALGRIGQADQIAGAVAFLAADESSYVTAATIPVDGGWTAM; translated from the coding sequence ATGTTTGATTTGAGCAAGAAGGTAGTGCTGTTCGCGGGCGGCGGCGGGTATCTCGGCTGCGCCTGCTGTCTTGGGCTGGTCGAACAAGGGGCCGCCGTGGTGGTCGCCGATCTGTCCGAAGAGAAGGCTGGTCAGATGGTCGAGGCGATCCGTGGCCGGTTCGCCGAGGCCCGCGTTTCGGCGGTCGGATTGGATATCGGCGAGCCGGCTTCGGTGGCATCCGCGGTCGCGGAGACTCTCGGGCGTTTCGGCCGGCTCGACATCGCGGTCAACGCCACGTATTACTCGCCCGGCAAGACGGTGGAGGACCTGACGGCTGAGGAATTCGACCGCTCGTGCCGCGTGAACGTGACGGGCAGCTTCGTGTTCGCCCGGGAGTCCGCAGCGGCGATGAGCGCCGGCGGCAGCATCATCATGTTCGCGTCGATGTACGGCCTGGTCGCTCCGAATCCGAGGATGTACCATCCGCCGATGACGCCGAATCCGATCGACTACGGCGCGGGCAAGGCCGCACTGATCCAGATGGTCCGTTACCTAGCCGTTCACTGGGGTCCGAGGAACATCCGCATCAACGCGGTCGCTCCCGGCCCGTTTCCCGCGCCGCCGGTGCAGCGGGACGCGGGTGAGTTCGTGCAGCGTCTGGCCGCGCGGACGGCGTTGGGGCGGATCGGTCAGGCGGACCAGATTGCCGGCGCGGTGGCGTTTCTGGCGGCCGATGAATCGTCGTACGTGACCGCGGCCACGATTCCCGTCGACGGCGGCTGGACCGCCATGTGA
- a CDS encoding creatininase family protein — MSFYFQDKSWVELKGYIARGAVVLLPVGTVEEHGEHMATGADAMIAEDTSRTIAQRWEKEAGDPPMLVMPTWWAGYSMEIMKAWPGTISVRPEVLLAALTDVVTSLAQMGFYRIVVSNNHGHHDGIMRQLVRDVADRAKVWIAVIQPASFAAKKFAEIRKTEAGGAIHAGEYETSMMLYYGRPIDMSKAKDVDHMRYSSKYCPADSFAGSKPVVWSTWGLQQSQTGAYGDPTPATKETGRQLDEAMSAVAVEFIREFCRVTTK; from the coding sequence ATGAGCTTCTACTTTCAGGACAAGAGCTGGGTTGAATTGAAGGGTTACATCGCCCGCGGCGCGGTGGTGCTGCTGCCGGTGGGCACGGTCGAGGAGCACGGCGAGCACATGGCGACCGGAGCCGACGCGATGATCGCGGAGGACACCTCGCGGACGATCGCCCAGCGGTGGGAGAAGGAAGCCGGCGATCCGCCGATGCTGGTGATGCCGACCTGGTGGGCTGGGTATTCGATGGAGATCATGAAGGCTTGGCCGGGCACGATTTCGGTGCGGCCCGAGGTTTTGCTGGCGGCGTTGACCGACGTGGTGACATCGCTGGCGCAGATGGGCTTTTATCGGATCGTCGTGTCGAACAATCACGGCCATCACGACGGGATCATGCGCCAGCTCGTTCGCGACGTGGCGGACCGGGCCAAGGTGTGGATCGCGGTGATTCAGCCGGCTTCGTTCGCGGCCAAGAAGTTCGCTGAGATCCGCAAGACGGAGGCGGGCGGCGCGATCCACGCGGGCGAGTACGAGACGTCGATGATGCTTTACTACGGCCGGCCGATCGACATGTCGAAGGCCAAGGACGTCGATCATATGCGCTACAGCAGCAAGTACTGTCCGGCGGACAGTTTTGCCGGCTCGAAGCCGGTGGTCTGGAGCACCTGGGGTCTTCAGCAGTCGCAGACCGGGGCGTACGGCGACCCGACCCCGGCGACCAAGGAGACGGGTCGGCAGCTCGACGAGGCGATGTCGGCGGTGGCGGTCGAGTTCATTCGCGAGTTCTGCCGCGTGACGACCAAGTAG